The Plantactinospora sp. KBS50 sequence TCAAGCTGCGCGGGCACCGCTGGGGTGAGCGCCACGAGGTGCTGTCGCTGGCGTACGTCGAACTGCTCGCCGGCGGGCTGCCACCGGCCGACCTGGCGCTGCTGCTGGCCGGGGTCGGGCTGCACCACCGGTGCCTGCGCTCGGAGAGCGGCAGCGGCGCGCTGCGCGACCTGTACCCGGAGTCGGCGGCGTGGGAGCGCATCTTCGGCTACCACCCCGACCCGCCGCCCGGACAACCCAACGGTCAGGTGCCGGCGCCGCGGCACCGCGCGCTTCTTGCCTGGTACGCCGGACAGCTCGGCCTGGCCGTGCCGCAGGATGGGCAGCGGCGGCTGTGGCAGCGCGCCCGGGACCAGTTCGCGCGGCTGCGCGTCGCGTGGGACGCTCCGGTCGACCCGGAACGCGGGCTGGTAGCCGTCCTGTTCCAGGGGGCGGTGACCCTGGCCGACCATTCGGCCTCGGCGCACGTACCGTTGCAGACCCATCTGCCGCTGCGGCCGGACTACCTGGCCGGTTTCGGCCGCCGGCCCTACCCGCACCAGGAGCGGGCCGCCGCCACCGACGGGCATCTGGTCCTGGTCGCCCCCACCGGCTCGGGCAAGACCGAAGCCGGGCTCGGCTGGGCGGCCCGGCAACTGCCCGCCATGCCCGGACGGCCCCGGGTGGTCTGGGTGCTGCCGTACCGGGCGTCGATCGACGCCGCCGCCACCCGCTTCGCCCAGGACCTCCGGCCGGCGCCCGGCCAGGCCGGTGCGCCCGGCGGTGCCAGCGCCGAGGCCGAGGCCGAGGCCGGAGCCGACATCGGGGTGCTGCACGGCTCGGCGGCGCTGTCCGTGCTCGCCGACGCGACCGAGGACGACTGCGTACCCACCGCCGCCGACGCCCGCGGGGCCGGCGCCCGCGCCGGGGCGATGCGGCTGTTCGCCCAGCGGTTCCGGGTGGCCACCGTGTACCAACTGCTGATCGGGGCGGTCGCCGGCCCCCGGTACGCCAGCGTGCTGCTGGAACAGGCGAACAGCCTGATCGTCCTGGACGAGCTGCACGCGTACGATCCGCAGACCTTCGGCCGGATCTGCGCCGCGATGCGGTTGTGGGAGGAGTTGGGCAGCCGCGTCGCCGTGGTGTCCGCGACCCTCGCGCCGCCGATGGTGGAGCTGATCCGGGAGACGTTGCGGCACCCCGTGAGCGTGCACCGCGCAGCCGCCGGGACCGCACCCGACCGGCACCGGCTCGTGCTCGACGAGCGGCCGCTCACCGACCCGTCGAGCCTGGCCGTCATCCGGGAATGGCTCGCCGACGGGTACAGCGTGCTGCTGGTGGCCAACACCGTCGCCACCGCCCAGGAGCTATACCGCGTACTGGCACCGGAGGTCGACCCGGCGGACCCGGACGCGACGCTGCTGCTGCACTCCCGGTTCCGCGCCCGCGACCGGGCCGCGATCGAACGGCGGCTGCTCGCCCGGCACGGCGAACGCCGCCCCGGGCAGTCGGCCCGGCGCGGCGGCCTGGTGGTGGCCACCCAGGCGGTGGAGGTGTCGCTGCGGCTGGACTTCGACCGCGGTGCCACCGAACTCGCCCCGATCGAGGCGGTGGCCCAGCGGGCCGGCCGGGTCAACCGGCTCGGCCACCATCCCGAGGGCGCGGTGCCGTACCGGGTGCACCGCGGCGAGCGGCCCCACCCGTACCCGCCGGATGCCCTGGACGCGGCGTGGTCGGCGCTGAACGACGCGCCCGGACCGGTGATGTCCGAGCAGACCGTCGACCACTGGCTGACGCTGGCGTACCGGACCGACTGGGGCCGACGCTGGGCCGAGCAGGCGCGACACAGCCGGGACGCCTTCGGGGAAACGTTCCTGACCTTCACCGAACCGTTCACCGACCGCACCGAGTTCCTCGACGGGCTCCGCGAGTCCTTCGACACCGTCGAGGTGCTCCTCGAAGCCGACCGGCAGGAGTACGCGCGTCTCACCGCCGGACCCGACGGCCATGCGCTGCTCGGCGCGGGTCTGCTCATCCCGATCAGCTACCGGCAGTGGCACACGCTCGACCGGACCGGCACCATCGGGCGCGGCATTCCCGTCGTCGACGCGCCCTACAGCCCCGAGCATGGTCTCGACCCGGACGGCACCCATCGAACGACCACACCCCTGCCGAGCGCCGAGGACACCGTGCTGTGAAACCGCACCCGGACGCCGCCGCGAATCCGCCTCCCGACCCCGACGACGTCGACGACGACGGCATCGGCGGCGTGCACATCAAGTATCTGCTGCACTGCCCCCGGCAACTGTGGCTGTACAGCCACGGCTACCGGCCCGAGGCGCGCAACGAGGCCGTCGCCTTCGGCGAGGTCGTCGACGACACGACGTACCGCCGGCACCATGACATCGACCTGGGCGCCGCGAAAATCGACTGGGTGACCCGCGGTGCGGTCGTACACGAGACAAAATCGTCCCGGCAGCCGTCGCCGCAGCACGAGGCGCAGGTCCGGCACTACTGCCTGCTGCTGGCCCGGCGCGGCGTCAACGTCCGGGGCGGTGTCGTGCACTACCCGCTGATCCGGCGTACCACCAGGGTCGCCTGGGACGACACGGCCCGGCGGGCGGCGGAGACGGCCGAGGCCCAGGCCCGGCAGGTCAGCGCCGCCGCCACACCGCCACCGCGGCTGCCGCGCGCAAGCTGCCGCGGCTGCTCCTACCGCGACTACTGTTGGGGAGACTCGTGAGCGCCAGCGGACAGAGCTACTGGCTGACCGAGCCGTGCCGGATCCGGCGCGAGGACAACAGCATCCGGATCGAGCGGGCCGACCGCACCCCCGTACGCATCCCGATCACCGACATCCGCGACCTCGTGGTCTTCGACAACGCGGACATCAACACCGCCGCGGTGTCGCTGCTGAGCCGGCACCGGATCACCGTGCACCTGCTGGACCACTACGGCAACTACGCCGGGGCGCTCACCCCGGCCGAGGACATGTCCTCGGCGCACGTGGTCCGCGCGCAGGTCACACTCACCGCCGACCCGGTGGCCCGGCTCGCCGTCGCGCGGGCACTGGTCGGCGCGACCGCCGCCAACGTCGCCTGGGCGCTGGACACCGACCTGCTCGCCGGTCCCCTCGAACGGCTGCCGGCTCAGGTCCGGGCGTGCGCCGACGCCGAGGAGCTGATGGGCATCGAGGGCAACTTCCGGCGTACGGCCTGGGGTGTACTCGACACGCTGCTGCCACCCTGGTTGCGACTCGGCGGTCGCAGCCGCCGGCCACCCAGCAACGCCGGCAACGCGTTCATCAGCTACCTCAACGCCATCACGTACGCGCGGGTGCTCACCGCGATCCGGTGCACGCCGCTGCATCCGGCGATCGGCTTCCTGCACGCCGACAGCGACCGGCGGCGCAACACCCTCGCCCTCGACCTCGCCGAACCGTTCAAACCGCTGCTCGCCGAACGGCTGCTGCGCCGGGCTGCCGCGCAACGCACCCTCACTGCCGCCGACTTCGTCAGCGACGTGCGCAGCGCCTCCCTCAGCACCGCCGGACGGAAGAAGGTATCGATCATGGTACGCGAGGAGTTGGCCACCACGGTCCACCACCGACAGCTCAAACGGAAGGTCTCCTACGAGGAACTGATCCACCTGGAGGCGCTCAAACTCGTCCGGCTCTGCCTCGAAGGCACCCCCTACAAGCCGTTCCGTCCGTGGTGGTGAACGATGTTCGTCGTTCTGGTCTACGACACCGCCGTCGAGCGCAACCCCAACGCCCTGCGGACCTGCCGGCAGTACCTGCACTGGGTCCAGCGCAGCGTCTTCGAAGGCGAACTGTCCACCGCACAACACCGCAGCCTGATGACCGCCCTCCGTCAGCAACTCGACCTCGGTCATGACAGCGTCCGCGTCTACCGGATAGGCTCCCCCCACCTCGTCCAGGTCGACGCCCTCGGCACCGAACTCGGGAACTCCGACTCGGTGCTCTGACCAGCACAAATGCACAACCGGCGGTCCGCTGCAAAATCGGCCTCAACCGAGCACCAAAAGGTGGCCCTGACCTGCGACTTAAGGTTCGGGTCGCCGCATCACCCCTGGAGGGATCGCAACATCAGCAACACCCGCCGCCACCCATCCGGGTCGCAGGTCGCCGCATCACCCCTGGAGGGATCGCAACCGGTAGGGGTGGCGTTGCTCTGGCGTCCATCCGGGCGTCGCCGCATCACCCCTGGAGGGATCGCAACGGTCGGCCGGATGGTTGGGGGTTGATGGCTTGGGGTCGCCGCATCACCCCTGGAGGGATCGCAACTGGCCGCCGTAGACCACCCTTCTGACCCCGACCTGGTCCCAGTCGCCGCATCACCCCTGGAGGGATCGCAACCTGCGGAGCGCGGCCGGTCTGGCCGCGCTCCGGCTGGTCGCCGCATCACCCCTGGAGGGATCGCAACCGTACTTCCTTCAGTGGATGATTTGCGATCATCCACGTCGCCGCATCACCCCTGGAGGGATCGCAACCGGTTTGCTGCGGGTCCGACACCGCGGCGAGCTGGGGTCGCCGCATCACCCCTGGAGGGATCGCGAGGGCGTACGATCACGAAAGATCCGCCGCCGGTCGGTGGTCGGGATGTGGACTATGACCAGCAGCGGCGGGATCTGGTTGCGCAGGGCCGGTCCAACTGCGGGCGCATCGCGATCAGCGTACGCGGCATGCAATCCTGGCTTGTACGCATCGCCCCCGGCACGGTACGGCAACTGGACGAGGAACAATTCGCGGCACGGCTCCGTGAGGCAGCCGGCGAACTGATCCGCGACCAGTTCGCCGGAATCCGCGTACTGAAGAGCCGGATCTACGGCTGAGTCCGGGAGGGTGTCGTGACTTCATCTCACCGCCGCGGCCCGATCGTCTGGTCGGTACTGGTGTGCCTGCTGCCCACGGCCACGGTGAGCGGATGCACATCCGACTCGTCCCGCCCGCAACCCTCGGCATGCGCCGTACCCACGGCCGCTCCGTCGGGCACCGAGGGTCCAGCAGACCAGGCACCAGGCGGCGGTGGCCTACAAGTCGTCGACCACGGCCACACCGAGAAGAGTTCTGTGAGCCTCGGCGCGATTGTGCGGAACACCGCCAGCCAGATCGCCTATCGAACCACGGTCACCCTGCGGGTGTCCGATCCGCAGGGACGCACCGCGATCGACCCGCTCAACGCCGCACAACTCATCCTCGAAATCCCCATCATCATGCCCGGCCAGCAGGTCGCCGTCGCCTCCTCAGCCGGACTCCGCACCGACCTCAGCCCCGCAGGAAGGCCGGACAAGGTGGCATCCTTCGACGTCACGCTCGGCCCAACCCTCTGGCTCCCACCCGAGAACACCACACTGTTCCCCACCGTCACCACCACCTACCTCGGAGTCGATCGCTTCGATGGGGACCCGACCAGCGGTAGGGTGCGGTACTCCGTCACCTCCACGTCGTGCCGCCCGCTGGTCGCCCGAGGCAGCTTCGCGGTCTTCCTCGACCAGACCGGCGCCGTGGTCGGCGGCGCGTTCGACCCGGACACCACTTCGCCACACTGCGATGCCATGGACCATGAGG is a genomic window containing:
- a CDS encoding CRISPR-associated protein Cas4, with translation MKPHPDAAANPPPDPDDVDDDGIGGVHIKYLLHCPRQLWLYSHGYRPEARNEAVAFGEVVDDTTYRRHHDIDLGAAKIDWVTRGAVVHETKSSRQPSPQHEAQVRHYCLLLARRGVNVRGGVVHYPLIRRTTRVAWDDTARRAAETAEAQARQVSAAATPPPRLPRASCRGCSYRDYCWGDS
- the cas3 gene encoding CRISPR-associated helicase Cas3', which gives rise to MNGPHPAAAGLAAGPAQNPAQDRILDEVWAKSVDRSGRTGRVGRAERLTEHSRATWVAAGTIADRIGSAGVLAGWSSFWPLVTLAALLHDAGKVAEGFQRQVKLRGHRWGERHEVLSLAYVELLAGGLPPADLALLLAGVGLHHRCLRSESGSGALRDLYPESAAWERIFGYHPDPPPGQPNGQVPAPRHRALLAWYAGQLGLAVPQDGQRRLWQRARDQFARLRVAWDAPVDPERGLVAVLFQGAVTLADHSASAHVPLQTHLPLRPDYLAGFGRRPYPHQERAAATDGHLVLVAPTGSGKTEAGLGWAARQLPAMPGRPRVVWVLPYRASIDAAATRFAQDLRPAPGQAGAPGGASAEAEAEAGADIGVLHGSAALSVLADATEDDCVPTAADARGAGARAGAMRLFAQRFRVATVYQLLIGAVAGPRYASVLLEQANSLIVLDELHAYDPQTFGRICAAMRLWEELGSRVAVVSATLAPPMVELIRETLRHPVSVHRAAAGTAPDRHRLVLDERPLTDPSSLAVIREWLADGYSVLLVANTVATAQELYRVLAPEVDPADPDATLLLHSRFRARDRAAIERRLLARHGERRPGQSARRGGLVVATQAVEVSLRLDFDRGATELAPIEAVAQRAGRVNRLGHHPEGAVPYRVHRGERPHPYPPDALDAAWSALNDAPGPVMSEQTVDHWLTLAYRTDWGRRWAEQARHSRDAFGETFLTFTEPFTDRTEFLDGLRESFDTVEVLLEADRQEYARLTAGPDGHALLGAGLLIPISYRQWHTLDRTGTIGRGIPVVDAPYSPEHGLDPDGTHRTTTPLPSAEDTVL
- the cas1b gene encoding type I-B CRISPR-associated endonuclease Cas1b; translated protein: MSASGQSYWLTEPCRIRREDNSIRIERADRTPVRIPITDIRDLVVFDNADINTAAVSLLSRHRITVHLLDHYGNYAGALTPAEDMSSAHVVRAQVTLTADPVARLAVARALVGATAANVAWALDTDLLAGPLERLPAQVRACADAEELMGIEGNFRRTAWGVLDTLLPPWLRLGGRSRRPPSNAGNAFISYLNAITYARVLTAIRCTPLHPAIGFLHADSDRRRNTLALDLAEPFKPLLAERLLRRAAAQRTLTAADFVSDVRSASLSTAGRKKVSIMVREELATTVHHRQLKRKVSYEELIHLEALKLVRLCLEGTPYKPFRPWW
- the cas2 gene encoding CRISPR-associated endonuclease Cas2, producing the protein MFVVLVYDTAVERNPNALRTCRQYLHWVQRSVFEGELSTAQHRSLMTALRQQLDLGHDSVRVYRIGSPHLVQVDALGTELGNSDSVL